From a single Calothrix sp. NIES-2098 genomic region:
- a CDS encoding exonuclease V subunit alpha: MNSIGIVHAGREDYYNKLGKEDYYTSEIDPRGSFHGRGAARLRIENTKIQQQDERLKHLFQGKSPDGTTTLRQGAYQSRDYTIWTYTNPDTQKVQTFRSEKYIPEALKDKVTETKKTYRSVVGYDNVMSAPKDVSVLWSQAPNNALREQLHRMHIRAVNDAIAYLDQHACYTRAGHNGTTHEKAEGVFAVFHHTTSRELDPQLHSHILMLNIGFNEQGEARALDGKKILEQRYAAGMVYQNALRRQLEQELGVNTYNRPFEKGKGITFGIEGISTDLSRAMSTRAQQIEARITPQMSGAEVRAEALKSRKPKDLQVNTAQLFAKWQQQGNDYGFRWAKVVNRQHRQEKVDIQKLHRSIATSLQCKQKDRPLRESHLFNAVLGASKGRLSTEQAQQLVDTYKTQYLRPVTVNTLVKERAADNQPTRYEVDAQETCYQLNAEGKKLVEYKSLQEKLWSGAKTVITWHQQQRRKVRQQEYLKKKADHRQFNRRMTMLYATGSITRRQYLQFTQGKGLPQSEFSITVYQAFGLISKKQADYLRQKPHYAAQRQQRLLAWELRTNRISVEELESRKITGLTPAQVKEVIAKVTEQKSSSASRGYERQRERER; encoded by the coding sequence ATGAACTCCATCGGCATCGTTCATGCAGGGCGCGAAGACTACTACAACAAGTTAGGAAAAGAAGACTACTACACCAGTGAAATTGACCCCAGAGGAAGTTTCCACGGGAGAGGCGCTGCTCGCCTTCGCATTGAGAACACCAAGATTCAACAGCAAGACGAACGCCTCAAGCATTTATTTCAAGGAAAATCCCCTGATGGCACCACCACCCTTCGTCAAGGTGCCTACCAGTCCAGAGACTACACCATCTGGACATACACTAATCCCGACACCCAGAAGGTACAGACCTTTCGCTCAGAAAAATATATTCCTGAGGCATTAAAAGACAAGGTGACTGAAACGAAAAAAACCTACCGATCTGTTGTCGGCTACGATAACGTGATGAGTGCGCCTAAGGATGTCTCCGTGCTGTGGAGTCAAGCGCCCAATAATGCCCTGCGCGAACAACTGCACCGTATGCATATACGTGCCGTCAATGACGCGATCGCCTACTTAGATCAGCACGCTTGTTACACGCGGGCAGGGCATAACGGTACTACCCACGAAAAAGCAGAAGGTGTATTTGCTGTATTCCACCACACCACAAGCCGAGAGCTTGACCCGCAATTACACAGCCATATTCTTATGCTCAACATTGGCTTTAATGAGCAGGGTGAGGCGCGCGCCTTAGATGGGAAAAAAATCCTTGAGCAGCGCTATGCCGCAGGCATGGTCTACCAAAATGCGCTCCGCCGCCAATTAGAGCAAGAATTAGGCGTCAACACCTACAATCGCCCATTTGAAAAAGGAAAAGGCATTACCTTTGGCATCGAAGGTATCTCTACCGATCTCTCGCGTGCCATGAGTACGCGCGCACAGCAAATCGAAGCGCGAATTACACCTCAAATGTCAGGGGCAGAGGTTCGTGCAGAAGCGTTAAAGTCAAGAAAACCCAAAGACTTACAGGTAAATACCGCGCAGCTCTTTGCGAAGTGGCAGCAACAAGGTAACGACTACGGGTTTCGATGGGCAAAAGTCGTCAATCGCCAACACCGTCAAGAAAAGGTAGATATACAGAAGCTACACCGCTCAATTGCCACGTCACTCCAGTGTAAACAGAAAGACCGCCCCCTACGAGAATCACACCTGTTTAATGCTGTCTTAGGCGCATCCAAGGGCAGACTCTCAACTGAACAGGCACAACAGCTTGTAGACACCTATAAAACGCAGTACCTACGTCCGGTGACGGTAAATACTTTAGTCAAAGAACGCGCCGCAGACAACCAACCGACGCGCTATGAGGTAGACGCACAAGAAACCTGTTATCAGCTCAATGCGGAAGGGAAAAAACTAGTCGAGTATAAGTCACTCCAAGAAAAGTTATGGTCAGGAGCCAAGACCGTCATCACCTGGCATCAACAACAGCGGCGTAAAGTTCGTCAACAAGAATACCTCAAGAAGAAAGCAGACCACCGTCAGTTTAACCGCCGCATGACGATGCTCTATGCCACAGGCAGCATTACCCGTCGCCAATACCTGCAATTCACTCAAGGCAAAGGCTTACCACAGAGTGAATTTAGCATCACGGTGTATCAAGCCTTTGGATTAATCTCCAAAAAACAGGCGGATTATCTCCGTCAGAAACCACACTATGCCGCACAACGGCAGCAGCGGCTCTTAGCGTGGGAGCTACGTACCAACAGAATCTCAGTAGAAGAATTGGAGTCAAGGAAGATAACCGGACTTACGCCAGCGCAGGTAAAGGAGGTGATTGCTAAGGTGACGGAGCAAAAATCCTCATCTGCCTCACGCGGCTACGAACGTCAACGCGAACGGGAACGGTAG
- a CDS encoding transfer complex protein TrsK-like protein, with protein sequence MQRYGRGEMNSPRNNQLKRINPAQYPPQRHQYLQGDTSLDHLLDVPPPVRGPNLPFVIQQPEILVKDWKLNEFLYYGGFYIPRDRLKHHTLSLGTSGSGKSLLLEISMAWALSHCKKGSGVKVVLFDTKGDFLPIAAHFATQQQVPLYYLNISDNRAIHPEGGVAGYAWDIAKDCDGRLEYLMEMMEILLPTPDQGDPFWAQGEQGIAIGSAEYYEQQQPGKWGLFDIYNACLARAPELAKILRHTEFGTAIAERLLEGNADKTRDGVLLGVLFKMLHFQTAAAHQYYTPRERWFSIKEFMQGEGIVVISQDLSAKKSSSPIMRAMFQTFVNHYNARPGSKEYPDTFVFMDEFPFIGKMPGILDVLTFQRSKGVSLYLTCQGIEQLMDQYGVYGAETIANNCSFKILCRTESPTTAEWSVKLAGTQRCFESHASSQRTAQGASMGSAEALVERTRFITSDFMDMPDTSYYDGLHYFFLSPFTRGMFYRCWKSGKDIETLRPRKANVPGMIQKPAQYLRMPSPTKQQTPHTYQQVQQTVNNTAWREEFLNVDDPLQYALRVETLALIEKELEAIFGMMFKREEKE encoded by the coding sequence ATGCAACGTTACGGACGCGGTGAGATGAACTCTCCACGCAATAATCAACTAAAACGAATCAATCCCGCCCAGTACCCCCCGCAAAGACACCAGTATTTACAAGGCGATACCTCCCTTGACCACCTGCTGGATGTCCCCCCGCCTGTGCGTGGCCCCAACCTTCCCTTCGTCATTCAGCAACCAGAAATATTAGTCAAAGACTGGAAATTAAATGAATTTCTCTACTACGGCGGTTTTTATATTCCCCGCGATCGCTTAAAGCATCACACCTTAAGCCTTGGCACCTCTGGCTCTGGTAAATCTCTGTTGTTAGAGATCTCAATGGCCTGGGCGCTCTCGCACTGTAAAAAAGGCTCTGGGGTAAAGGTGGTGCTGTTTGACACCAAAGGGGACTTTCTCCCGATTGCCGCCCACTTTGCAACGCAGCAGCAGGTGCCACTGTACTACCTCAACATCAGTGATAATCGCGCCATCCACCCAGAAGGTGGTGTGGCAGGCTACGCCTGGGATATCGCCAAAGACTGTGACGGGCGGCTTGAGTATCTTATGGAAATGATGGAGATACTGCTGCCGACACCAGACCAAGGCGATCCGTTTTGGGCACAAGGAGAGCAAGGTATCGCTATCGGCAGTGCTGAGTACTATGAGCAGCAGCAACCTGGAAAGTGGGGACTGTTTGATATTTACAATGCCTGTTTAGCACGTGCCCCTGAATTAGCAAAAATACTTCGCCATACCGAATTTGGCACCGCGATCGCCGAGCGCCTTCTTGAGGGAAATGCCGATAAAACTCGTGATGGGGTGCTCTTAGGCGTACTGTTTAAGATGCTCCATTTTCAGACCGCCGCCGCTCATCAATACTACACACCGCGTGAGCGTTGGTTCTCCATTAAGGAGTTTATGCAAGGCGAAGGCATTGTGGTGATTAGCCAAGATTTATCGGCGAAAAAATCATCCAGTCCGATTATGCGGGCGATGTTTCAAACCTTTGTCAATCACTACAATGCTCGTCCAGGAAGCAAGGAATACCCTGATACCTTTGTGTTCATGGATGAATTTCCTTTTATCGGGAAAATGCCTGGCATTTTAGATGTCTTAACCTTTCAACGCAGTAAAGGGGTGTCGCTGTATCTCACCTGCCAAGGCATTGAGCAGTTAATGGATCAGTACGGCGTGTATGGGGCAGAGACGATCGCCAATAACTGTAGTTTTAAAATTTTATGCCGCACTGAATCGCCTACGACTGCCGAGTGGTCAGTCAAACTTGCGGGCACCCAGCGCTGTTTTGAATCCCATGCCAGCAGCCAGCGCACGGCACAAGGTGCGTCTATGGGGAGTGCCGAAGCTCTGGTAGAGCGTACCCGCTTTATTACCAGTGATTTTATGGATATGCCTGATACAAGCTACTATGACGGGCTTCATTACTTTTTTCTCTCTCCGTTTACCCGTGGCATGTTTTATCGCTGCTGGAAATCAGGGAAAGACATTGAAACATTACGCCCCCGTAAAGCCAACGTGCCAGGCATGATCCAAAAACCCGCCCAGTATTTGAGAATGCCGTCACCGACAAAACAGCAGACACCACACACGTACCAACAGGTACAACAGACGGTGAATAATACGGCGTGGCGAGAAGAGTTTTTAAACGTTGACGATCCACTCCAGTACGCCCTACGGGTAGAAACCTTAGCACTGATTGAAAAAGAACTAGAAGCCATCTTTGGCATGATGTTTAAGCGCGAGGAAAAAGAATGA